In Deltaproteobacteria bacterium, a single genomic region encodes these proteins:
- a CDS encoding DsrE family protein — protein sequence MKLAMVISQTNPEVVFNAFRLANFGRKEGDEVKVFLLAEGVELDRIDDPKFDIRGQAESFLQAGGEILACGTCLKLRNSQGSELCPLSTMKDLHGLIREADRIVTF from the coding sequence ATGAAGCTTGCAATGGTGATTTCCCAGACTAACCCGGAAGTGGTTTTCAACGCTTTCCGGCTGGCGAACTTCGGTCGAAAGGAGGGAGACGAAGTGAAAGTGTTTCTCCTTGCCGAGGGAGTGGAGCTGGACCGGATCGATGATCCGAAATTCGACATACGCGGGCAGGCGGAAAGCTTCCTCCAGGCCGGAGGGGAGATCCTGGCGTGCGGGACGTGCCTGAAACTTCGCAACTCGCAAGGATCGGAGCTGTGCCCGTTGTCGACGATGAAAGACCTTCACGGGCTGATCCGGGAGGCTGACCGCATCGTGACGTTCTAA